The Candidatus Acidiferrales bacterium genome includes the window CGAACGGCGCGGCGCATCATCATCGCGCGAAAAAAATCATCGTCGCCACCGGCTATTACGATATGCCTAACGCGCTCGGCGTCCCCGGCGAAGATCTCCCGCACGTCTCGCACTATTTCACCGATCCGCATCCCTCCTGGAACGAAGATGTCGTCGTCATCGGCGCGAAAAATTCCGCTGCCGAGACCGCGCTCGAGCTTTTCCGCGGCGGCGCGCGCGTCACGCTCGTTCATCGCGGCGCCGAGCTCGGCCGTTCGCTCAAATACTGGGTGCGCCCCGACATCGAAAATCGCATCAAAGCCGGCGAAATTCGCGCGCTCTTCAATACGCGCGTCTGCAAAATCGAGCCCGGAAAAATCATCGTGCAAAATGGCGGCGCGACGCACGAACTCCCCGCCTTCCGCGTCTTTGCCATGACCGGCTATCATCCCGATTTTTCGTTCCTCGAAAGCCTCGGCATCCGCCTCGACGCCAAAACGCGCAAGCCCGAATGCGATCCGAAGACTCTCGAAAGCAACGTTCGCGGCATTTACGTCGCCGGCGTCGTCGTCGGCGGCATTCACACCGGCGAAATTTTCATCGAAAATGGACGCTTCCACGGCCGCCAAATCATCGCCGCCATCGCTGGCCGCGAAGGCCCTCGCGAACCCGCGCCGGTCTCTCCGCCGGGAGAGTAAGACTGGCGTTTCTTGCCCGGAAATAGTCTTTGCGTTTTTTTCCTCCTTCCTTTCACGCGGTTTTTCGTTGTGCAAAATGATCCGCGCGATGTCTTCGCCTTTTGCTCTTCGCTAGCCACTGACCACTGACCACCTCGCCTTCTCCCCTTGCTCGTCACTTGTCACTTGTCACTCGTCACTGTCTCTTGTAAAGTATTTTCATGGCATCGGTCATCAAAGAATTCGGTCGCACCTTCGTGATTCTCTACAAGGGCTTCAAAGTCACGTTCATCAATATGTTCAAGAAGCCAACGACGGAAAACTATCCCGCCGAGCCAGTGCATTTTCAGCCGCGTTATCGCGGCATTCATGTTCTTCAGCGCGACGAAAACGGCCTCGAAAAATGCGTCGCTTGTTTCCTCTGCGCCGCCGCGTGTCCCGCGCAGTGCATTTACATCGAAGCCGCCGAGAACACCGCAGAAAATCGTATCTCCGACGCCGACCGTTACGCCAAGGTCTACAACATCGATTACTCTCGCTGTATTTTCTGCGGTTATTGCGTCGAAGCCTGTCCCACCGACGCCATCACTCATGGCCACGGCTTCGAGCTCGCTCCTTACGACATCAACGCCATGGTCTATCGCAAAGAGCAGCTCCTCGAATCCTGGCCTCCAGCGAAATCTTCCGCGCGCACGCCAGCTAACGTCGCCGTCCCGTCCCGCGCATAGGTTTTTGGGGTGGCCCATCCTTTGCGCTCGCGTGACTCCTGCGGCATAACTTGAGAAAGGCGCAAAGGGTGGGAAGAGCTTTTCTAAGGTCGCTGCCCGCCGTGCCCGTTTCAGCTCGCTCGTGCGCCTAGCTT containing:
- a CDS encoding YpdA family putative bacillithiol disulfide reductase, which codes for MSSSYDVICIGAGPTGLACAIEAKRANLRPLVIDKGCLCNSLYHYPTNMVFFTTPERMEIGDLPMTTVGGKPTRAEALKYYRRAVEHYAIGARLYEKVERVSGSDGDFVVESRAANGAAHHHRAKKIIVATGYYDMPNALGVPGEDLPHVSHYFTDPHPSWNEDVVVIGAKNSAAETALELFRGGARVTLVHRGAELGRSLKYWVRPDIENRIKAGEIRALFNTRVCKIEPGKIIVQNGGATHELPAFRVFAMTGYHPDFSFLESLGIRLDAKTRKPECDPKTLESNVRGIYVAGVVVGGIHTGEIFIENGRFHGRQIIAAIAGREGPREPAPVSPPGE
- the nuoI gene encoding NADH-quinone oxidoreductase subunit NuoI; the protein is MASVIKEFGRTFVILYKGFKVTFINMFKKPTTENYPAEPVHFQPRYRGIHVLQRDENGLEKCVACFLCAAACPAQCIYIEAAENTAENRISDADRYAKVYNIDYSRCIFCGYCVEACPTDAITHGHGFELAPYDINAMVYRKEQLLESWPPAKSSARTPANVAVPSRA